In a single window of the Lineus longissimus chromosome 4, tnLinLong1.2, whole genome shotgun sequence genome:
- the LOC135486859 gene encoding vascular endothelial growth factor receptor 1-like, with protein sequence MWFRVVTFFMGLAALEVRAQSIDSISGNQTALVGEDMTMQCTVSGISSTDNVFWKKSSSILTINNIPAVTSKYTITVSNGIYNMTVINMTTSDAGTYTCEAGTGSPVTRNTYVIVVDAPTALNMTWSTTPAAGVSSTLSCFADESKPAATLRLFLEGLEVTSSANVTSVAGTGSGYFDSTLAYDMNLTTSDNGKTFTCQADYTARTAALQASKKIDFGGAGTTSLHVSLLMVVVLVCVFSK encoded by the exons ATGTGGTTCAGAGTGGTCACCTTCTTCATGGGTTTGGCAG CTCTCGAGGTGCGGGCCCAGTCTATCGACTCCATTTCGGGCAACCAGACAGCCCTGGTAGGGGAGGACATGACTATGCAGTGCACGGTGTCCGGGATCAGCAGCACCGATAATGTCTTCTGGAAAAAG TCAAGCAGCATCCTGACCATTAACAACATTCCTGCCGTAACCAGCAAATACACGATCACTGTCAGCAATGGCATCTACAACATGACCGTCATTAATATGACCACTTCAGACGCTGGCACCTACACATGCGAAGCAGGCACGGGCTCGCCAGTAACACGCAACACCTACGTTATAGTTGTTG ACGCCCCTACAGCCCTGAACATGACGTGGAGCACCACGCCCGCAGCCGGAGTCTCCTCCACGCTATCCTGTTTTGCGGACGAGAGCAAACCCGCCGCTACCCTCAGGCTGTTCCTCGAGGGTTTAGAGGTCACCAGTAGTGCTAACGTCACCTCAGTGGCAGGCACTGGAAGTG GATACTTCGATTCCACGTTAGCATACGACATGAACCTGACGACATCCGATAACGGCAAGACGTTCACGTGTCAGGCTGATTATACCGCCAGAACTGCTGCTCTACAGGCAAGCAAGAAGATAGACTTTG GAGGCGCCGGAACTACGTCACTCCACGTGAGTCTTCTGATGGTAGTCGTCCTCGTCTGCGTTTTTTCCAAGTAA
- the LOC135486159 gene encoding protein mago nashi homolog, translating into MARHAAGGTDFYLRYYVGHKGKFGHEFLEFEFRPDGKLRYANNSNYKNDTMIRKEAYVHKSVMEELKRIIEDAEVMREDDSLWPAPDRVGRQELEIVIGDEHISFTTSKIGSLVDVHQSKDTEGLRTFYYLVQDLKCLVFSLIGLHFKIKPI; encoded by the exons ATGGCGCGACACGCTGCTGGTGGAACCGACTTTTATTTGCGTTATTATGTTGGCCACAAAGGCAAATTTGGTCATGAATTCCTCGAATTCGAGTTTCGCCCCGATG GAAAACTACGTTATGCAAATAACTCCAACTACAAGAATGACACAATGATCAGGAAAGAG GCTTACGTTCACAAGTCTGTGATGGAAGAACTGAAGCGTATCATAGAAGATGCTGAGGTGATGCGTGAAGATGATTCCCTGTGGCCTGCACCAGACAGAGTTGGTCGCCAG GAACTGGAGATTGTAATTGGTGATGAGCACATCAGTTTCACAACTTCTAAGATTGGGTCGTTGGTAGATGTACATCAGAGCAA AGACACAGAAGGCCTGCGTACATTTTACTACCTTGTGCAGGATCTCAAGTGTTTAGTGTTCTCACTCATCGGACTTCACTTCAAGATCAAGCCCATATAa
- the LOC135487092 gene encoding cystinosin-like produces the protein MVLQVIILTLLSQLYLFGVEAAYVEFSSSSLTLEVGKTSNVTLNISSPIQDEAILWFTYQEGDNILTRQTYEVVSPLGNLTIHANESREIPICIEGVDAGNVIVGLNSSADEFEDLDKAFVRVDVVHFKALDIVSQVIGWIYFVAWSVSFYPQVVLNWQRKSVVGLNFDFVCYNLTGFVAYGLFNIGLFWIPEIINMYKEQHPRGINPVQLNDVFFCIHAVALTIIVLIQVLIYDRGGQRVSRVCIILLALMWLFAGVSLVVVLFHKITWLDYLYFFSYIKIAITLIKYVPQGFMNYQRKSTEGWSIGNVLLDFTGGSFSLVQMFVLAYNNNDWGSIFGDPTKFGLGAISILFDIFFMVQHYILYRPKKGQGTSEKDPLLCEKRTNNLENSSYNQTVNCEPNSPPGRLNSKTYIIED, from the exons ATGGTGCTCCAGGTCATCATTCTTACTCTGTTGAGTCAGTTATATCTATTTGGAG TCGAAGCTGCCTATGTTGAGTTTTCTTCAAGTTCCTTGACCCTTGAAGTAGGAAAGACATCAAATGTCACCCTTAATATAAG TTCTCCTATCCAGGATGAAGCAATTCTGTGGTTCACATACCAGGAGGGTGATAACATACTCACGAGGCAGACGTACGAAGTAGTTTCACCACTAGGCAACCTCACAATACATGCAAATGAATCAAGAGAAATACCAATCTGTATTGAGGGTGTGGATGCTGGCAATGTCATTGTTGGTCTCAACTCATCAGCTGATGAATTTGAGGA TCTGGACAAAGCATTTGTGCGCGTGGACGTTGTTCATTTCAAGGCGCTAGACATTGTCTCACAAGTGATTGGGTGGATATATTTTGTTGCATGGTCCGTCTCATTCTATCCACAAGTGGTGCTAAACTGGCAGCGCAAAAG TGTTGTTGGATTAAACTTTGATTTTGTTTGTTATAACCTGACTGGATTCGTTGCTTATGGTCTGTTCAACATTGGCTTGTTTTGGATTCCTGAGATTATT AACATGTATAAAGAACAACATCCAAGAGGCATCAATCCTGTGCAACTCAATGATGTTTTCTTCTGCATTCATGCTGTGGCCCTCACCATCATCGTCCTTATACAGGTTCTAATATATGAT CGAGGAGGACAGCGTGTGTCCCGAGTGTGTATCATCCTGCTAGCCCTGATGTGGCTATTTGCTGGTGTCTCGCTAGTTGTGGTGCTGTTCCACAAGATAACTTGGCTAGATTACCTCTACTTCTTCTCGTATATAAAAATAGCCATTACACTTATCAAGTATGTGCCACAG GGTTTTATGAACTACCAAAGGAAGAGTACAGAAGGCTGGAGTATAGGGAATGTCCTGTTGGACTTCACCGGTGGTTCCTTCAGTTTGGTGCAGATGTTCGTGTTGGCTTATAATAACA ATGATTGGGGTTCCATATTCGGTGATCCAACAAAGTTTGGTCTTGGTGCTATCTCCATTCTATTTGACATCTTCTTCATGGTCCAGCATTATATTCTTTACCGCCCAAAGAAGGGTCAAGGTACAAGTGAAAAAGACCCACTTCTCTGTGAAAAACGTACCAATAATCTTGAAAACAGCAGTTACAATCAGACTGTGAACTGTGAGCCAAATTCTCCACCTGGGAGGCTTAATTCTAAAACATATATCATTGAGGATTGA